In Denticeps clupeoides chromosome 1, fDenClu1.1, whole genome shotgun sequence, a single window of DNA contains:
- the LOC114791274 gene encoding interferon alpha-inducible protein 27-like protein 2A isoform X3 produces the protein MDIGTIATVVGAAGTVAMAPAALAAAGFTSAGIAAGSVASAMMSTAAVANGGGVAAGGLVAALQSAGAAGLSGGATAAAGAIGGALGWVASLF, from the exons GCACCATTGCAACAGTTGTGGGAGCCG ctggtaCAGTGGCGATGGCCCCTGCGGCCCTGGCTGCTGCAGGCTTCACCAGCGCTGGAATAGCGGCGGGGTCTGTGGCATCCGCAATGATGTCCACTGCAGCAGTGGCGAACGGAGGAGGGGTGGCCGCTGGTGGCCTGGTGGCTGCTCTGCAGTCCGCAG GTGCTGCTGGTCTGTCCGGAGGAGCCACGGCTGCGGCGGGGGCGATCGGTGGGGCTTTGGGCTGGGTGGCATCTCTGTTCTAG
- the LOC114791274 gene encoding interferon alpha-inducible protein 27-like protein 2A isoform X2, producing the protein MDIGTIATVVGAAGTVAMAPAALAAAGFTSAGIAAGSVASAMMSTAAVANGGGVAAGGLVAALQSAGAAGLSGGATAAAGAIGGALGWVASLF; encoded by the exons ATGGATATTG GCACCATTGCAACAGTTGTGGGAGCCG ctggtaCAGTGGCGATGGCCCCTGCGGCCCTGGCTGCTGCAGGCTTCACCAGCGCTGGAATAGCGGCGGGGTCTGTGGCATCCGCAATGATGTCCACTGCAGCAGTGGCGAACGGAGGAGGGGTGGCCGCTGGTGGCCTGGTGGCTGCTCTGCAGTCCGCAG GTGCTGCTGGTCTGTCCGGAGGAGCCACGGCTGCGGCGGGGGCGATCGGTGGGGCTTTGGGCTGGGTGGCATCTCTGTTCTAG